The Arachis ipaensis cultivar K30076 chromosome B05, Araip1.1, whole genome shotgun sequence nucleotide sequence ATTGAGCAACATGATGAATCATCTAGAAGAAGTTCATTGCTCCACGATGCCGGTGTGAGGCACATGCTATTTTGTTTCTCTCTTCAACAGAACTGAATCCTAACCGGTTAATTTTTGGATGTCCACACTTCAAGGTAATCTGAAATTTAATTTAAGTTTCGTTGATTTTAACTCAGATGTGACATCTTTTGAGCTGTGGGTATATTCTACAGAGCACAAAATCGCATTGTAAATTTTTTGCATGGTTGGATGATTATGTTGCATCGTTTGAAGATTTTCCCAGAAATTCTCCTGATATAGAGGGTTGGATGCGAGATCAAAGTCAGATTCCTGATGCTGCTGGTGTTGATGCTGGAAAACTGAGGGAACTAGATGCTAGAGTTAGTGGGTTAGAATTGGAAGCAAAAAATTGTAATGCCAATAGTGGCTCTAGCGACAGTAGTGTTAAAGCTTTGGTTATTGCTTTTGTATTTGGAATTGTGATCTCCAAATTTTTTTAAGGCATATGAGTAGCAGAAACCTTCTGTGATACTAAGTTCAAAGTGTGTCTTTTTTTTACCAGTGTATGTTGTTTACATTATAAGTTATATTACTTTAGAAGTATGTATGTTGTTTCAGATGAGATTAtgattttattcaagaaaaaaggTCTGTTACTACTTGGATGAATTCTGGAAGCATGTAGTCATACGGATTTCTAACTAAAAAATGTTGGATAAACAAACCCAAAAGATGTCTTATATAAAACATGTACACAAAATAACCAATCATGTCCTTGTTCAGCATGAGAAAGGGACAATTTATAGCCCTCTAACAACAAAAAGAAGGCCAACATGTAGCCTTGAACCAAAATGTTTCCTAAATTTGTCAAGTTTCAAACTGACTTAAACGTCTTCCACATCGGTCTAGTAGAGTTTCAAAATGACTTAAACATGCATACAAACACTTAAAAACTTCCAAAATATTTCCTAGATTTGTAAACACTGACACTTAAACTAATAACAAAAGGAGTCATTCTTATCATCTATGTCAACAGCAACATATCAGATATCAAGTCTTCCTCGGAGGTATAAACCCAGGAGTAGGAATGAACTTGAAAAGCCTTGCTGCAGTCCCGGAATTTGCTGCAGCCATGGTCTCAGCAGAAGGAGCACTTTGTTGAAAGGGAACATTAGCACTTGTTGTCCTCGGGTTCACAGCCTGACCGGTTGGAACACATGGTCTAAGACCTGATGCTGCTTGAACTGATGGTGGAGTAGGTTGTCCAAATGAAGGTGGAGCCGAGATAAGAGCATTTGGGGGCCTAACAACAGGGTGCTTTCTTCTCTGGGCATAACTGATGTTGGGGGTGGAGCAGGGTTGTGGGGGTGGTTGATTCAGGTTCATAGCCTCTCTTGCAACTTGTAACAAAAATggaatgagaataaaataaagaaaCAGCTTAAAACAACATTGACCAATCACTATACCTCATCTGCCTGGGGTGCATTTTGTGAAAGGGGAATTTCTTCTCCCTGTTTCTGTTGGTCAGAATTATCCTTCTTATGCATTGTCTTTggaagtttcttcttgtttttctttgcCTTTGTCTATCACAGGAGTATAACCATGTTAGTGCAAGGAGAATGTAATATGTCATCTAACAATAATAGGGATAAGGAGCAGGTTAAAAGATATTACCAATGGATCCATAGGTGGGAAAGGTTGTACAGTATCACTGTTCAGATTGACATTAGGACCTACATCCTAATCATATAAACAACCAACAGTCAGACACATAAACCCCTCACAATTTTTAAATGAGACACTTAAACCCTTAACAACTAATATTGTGTTCCAAATCGAACCCTAATTACCTGGCCTCTGTTTTGGTTTGTGTCAAAGGGTACAATCTGCAACCCCTTTCCCTTACCAGCTCTTCTCTCCTTCTTTGTCAAAGGCTGCCAGTTTGGATCCTTTGGGTCATTCTTACAGGTTTTGTAGTAATGCCTAAGCTGTCCACACTTGCTGCACGTCACTTCAAAGGATTTCTTGGCTTTAGTGGCGTGCATCTCAGGTTCTACAGGATCTACCTTCCTCTTTATCTTGGGGCGATGAGCTGGTCTCTTGATGTTGGGTGGTTCCGTCCTTGGAGCATCACATGGGGTCCAGTACTCCTCTGAATTTACTGGTTTGATGCAATGCATATACGTTACTCTGATTGATTGCATGGTGAGTCATTTATGCACATGCTCCTCTGGCTTTAGACCAATTTTATACATTGCTGCAACAGCGTGACAGCAAGGCATGTCTAACAAGAAGCACAATCCAGACATGCAATCCACATGGTGTTATGATACAATAACTCAAATAATGATTTGATTCACAAACAACAAATAACTCAATATTCCAACACCAACATATTAGAAATTTATAAAATTCCATATGATTGAATAACTCaaataatattttgattcatTAGGCAACAAATAACTCAATATTCCAGCACCAACATATTAGAAATTTATAAAATTCCATATGATTGAATAACTCAAATAATGTTTTGATTCATTAGGCAACAAATAACTCAATATTCCAGCACCAACATATTAGAAATTTATAAAAATCCATAAGATACAATAACTCAAATAATGATTGAGTCATAAACAACTATACGAGTAAGTTGCCAAACATTACAAGTGCAGGTCCTTTGTTGAAGGTTAACTCCAACCTTGCTTGTTCCTCTGTGAACCTCAAAGAGCACCCTATCATTGTCTCCAGCCCAAATAGCTCTCCACTTGTTAGCTTTAAGTTTCACAAACTCGTCCAGTTTCTTCTGCTGTACTGGTGCCAAGTGACCACTGTACAACTCTCAAGCTTCTTCTTGTATGTTTCCATTTTTCTCATTAAATAGCATCTCAAGTATTCACACATCGTCAAGATTGGCTTCCCCCGATACTCTACGATCTTCGCGTTCCACACCTTGCACATGTTGTTGGTTATATTATCCACTTTCGGCCCATGACTGAAATATGCTTTACTCCACACTGCCGGATCAAACCGCTGTAGATACTCTCATGCACCATGATtgattttcttcattttctccaTGCATGCATTGAATTCCTGGAATGTTGTGCATCTTGCTGCTTCCCATACCATTTGCTTTGTTTGCTGGTCTTTGAAATACTTGATAAAATTTTTCCAAATATGTAGCACACAATTGCGGTGGTGTGCATTAGGCATTACTTCCTTGATAGCTAACTCTAGCCCCTGCAAGCGTTACACACACAGAAATAGTTTAACAGTTTACATATCAGTTGCATTTTTCATGAAAGATAACAAACGAACTAATTGAATTACCTTCTGCTGATCACTTATAAAATTCCATCCATGCTGCGTCACCATCCCCAAATCATCTTGCAACAGTGTTAGGAACCACTTCCAGGTGTCCTTACATTCATTAGGGATAACAGCGTATGCTATAACAAAAAAATGGTTGTTCACGTCTTGGCCCACCGCACTCAGCAATTGTCCGCCATAATACCCTTTCAAGAAATAGCCATCTAAACCAATTAACGGCCTACAACCCTGAATGAAACCCTTCTTGGAAGCGTCTAAGCTAATGTATAACCTATCAAACAATGGGaggtaggggtggcaaaacgggtcgagcccgtcgggccgatccgctaaacccgctaaaaaaggcgggtcgggctAGGATTTGGAGCCCGCCAAACCCGCACCGCCAAATTGGCGGGGCGGGTGGGCCGGTCCGCCGGGccgaaaatttttatttttcttttttttaattaaataaaagagtgattactattataaaatcaataattatagaatttttaaacacttctttttcattttttgtttttattcttttttgagTTATTaacttcatttattttattttacaatttcgtatatatgctcaaattatgtgacttattttttaaaataaagatgtttctattgacaaatattattttgaacaattttattgaagttaaaaattaaaaaaaaatagtaaaaaaaatatattataatttgactattttttatttgtatttgattttttaattattattttagNNNNNNNNNNNNNNNNNNNNNNNNNNNNNNNNNNNNNNNNNNNNNNNNNNNNNNNNNNNNNNNNNNNNNNNNNNNNNNNNNNNNNNNNNNNNNNNNNNNNNNNNNNNNNNNNNNNNNNNNNNNNNNNNNNNNNNNNNNNNNNNNNNNNNNNNNNNNNNNNNNNNNNNNNNNNNNNNNNNNNNNNNNNNNNNNNNNNNNNNNNNNNNNNNNNNNNNNNNNNNNNNNNNNNNNNNNNNNNNNNNNNNNNNNNNNNNNNNNNNNNNNNNNNNNNNNNNNNNNNNNNNNNNNNNNNNNNNNNNNNNNNNNNNNNNNNNNNNNNNNNNNNNNNNNNNNNNNNNNNNNNNNNNNNNNNNNNNNNNNNNNNNNNNNNNNNNNNNNNNNNNNNNNNNNNNNNNNNNNNNNNNNNNNNNNNNNNNNNNNNNNNNNNNNNNNNNNNNNNNNNNNNNNNNNNNNNNNNNNNNNNNNNNNNNNNNNNNNNNNNNNNNNNNNNNNNNNNNNNNNNNNNNNNNNNNNNNNNNNNNNNNNNNNNNNNNNNNNNNNNNNNNNNNNNATAGAGTGAAAAGGACTAGCATTTTGAACCCACCTTAGTTGGCGGGGCAGCCCGCCCCGTTTATGGGGCGGGCctaggcggggcggggcgggttGGAGCGGGCCGgcccgctttgccacccctaatgGGAGGGCTTCAGGTTGTGGTATTGTCTCCATCAATGCTGTGGACCCGGGATTACTCCGATGAATTTCACTCAAGTAGTCTCTAACTTTTTCATACTGTGCCCGTGCATTACCAATGACCACCTCTCTAGCTACTTTCAAGGCCCTCGCAATTATTCTATGGTTAAGTTGCACATTGTACTCCTCAATCATGTGATCCATTGCCTGCCTTGGTTTCATATCAGGATGGATTAGTAGTCTCTTAATGAGCTTCGATGCCACCCAGCCCTATCTGCCATGTTGTTGCCATAGTCTCTGGCACAGGTGTGCTCATCTATCAGAGTTTTCACCTGGAAACACCTACTAGCACTATTCCAAGATGTGAAAATCAACCATGGACAATCCTCAGCAGCACATGCTGCCCTCAGCCTATGCttttcatttttaatatataacaCATCCTTTCCCTCAAATACAAAGTAGTCTTTTAAAGCCTTCTTGAACATTTTCATTGTAGGGAACATCTGACCAACCTTAAATACTACCTCTTCATACTCAGTATCCTCACTAAAGGAATCATATGCTGTCCTTCTCTCatcctcagaagaaactggactCTTAAAGGCCTCACTCTCATACTCATATGGTTTCTCATAATCACTATCCATCTCCACCTCAGTTGGGACTGAGCTTCGGTTACTAGGCCCATCACCCATACTTGGACCCTCACCTGATCCACCTACAGGCCCATCTCTCTGGTCTATTTGCCCAGGCCCAACACTTGGTCCAGCTTCTCTACTTTGGCCCTCCATCCCCTTCTTGCCTAGTCCATCTCTTAAGATATGTCTCCTTCTAACACCAGAATATTTTTTAGATGTTCTCTTCTTAGCAGTTCTTGGTGATTGTCTTGGGGTATTACTACTTAAACCACCCTTCTTACCTTCATTCTTTTTAGGTGACACTATTTTTTTAGGCAcactattttttttcttagttcTTTTTTCCTCATCTGTACTTTTATCCTCAGTTTCATACCCAGTAGCCTCATTACTCGTCTTTTTCTTTGCTGAAACTCCCTTTTTTGGAACTTTTTTCTTCCTATTGTTTTCTTCTTCACTACCACTGTCATCTGTTTCAAATCCAGGGGAGGAGGCTTGTAAGGCTCATCCTCTGTTGTCTCATATCCATCATCagttgatgacgatgatgatgatgaatccaACACAACAGTCTCCTCAGCCACATCTTCTTCAACTACATCAGGCATGTCCACATCGTGTTCAAAGTAGATGTATAGCTCATTAGTTTCCCTATACCTCAACTTACCCTCCCTCATCTGATTAATTTCTACATCTCCTTTAATTACATGGAGTCCAGCTTCCATATTCGGTTCTCCCATATCAAGCCAGAACATCTGCTTATACTCCTGGTAACCCAATTCTTTAAATAATTCAACCAAGTCAAAAAAATTTACGTAATCCAAGTCTAAGGGGGAAAATCTCTTCACTTTACCATCCAAGTAGCAGAGATCACCTTCAGAGTTTCTGACAAATCTTCTCCCATGGTGAAACACAGGAATGACCATATATTCAGACATCTACAATCAGTTTATTCAAGCTTTAATAAAATCTCCCTAACAATAAACATGTTTAAACAAGAATGACCACcactatattatttaatttttttcaaaatgcaCATAGTTAAGGGTTATTTGAATTTTTCCATGACTAGGACCACAAAGGATTGCAGACAACAATGGTTCCTTGTCAGAAGCAGAATCAATTTGGGGGGACCACACAACGCACAAGGGACAAATGCTTCATATAAAATCACTAACCTGAACAGTCTGCAGCGTCCTGACACAATTCCGTCCAGCTTCGTCAACAGCACCACCAAACCGCCGTGAACTATGACGTCGTTAACACTGTAAGCAGCAAATTCAACGCTTCCCTCCACCAACACAGTGTCCACAATGGTCTCGAGAAGTGAAGAAGTTTTTGACCTAGGGTTTTCTTGTAAATGTCAAGGCTGGGGGAAAGGGTTTTATGGAAACCCACCTCTTCAAAAGCAACTGTAACGTTGCTTCCCactgaaacgacgtcgtttatatTGTGACTGGGTAGGACAAATTAGCCCCTATCCATCTCAATTTCTCCAACTCAGCACTGACTGAACACGTCATCCACCTCTTATGACAGGTCACGCACCGAACGAGCCAGCTCAGCATTTTCCGTCATGTCTCGCCGGAGTAAAACGCATGGGACCGTCTTGTGTGACGGAAATCGGGGACAGGGACCGAACTGGATCAATTTTATTTTGAGGGGTCGCGTTGTCATTCTTGGAAATGGACAGGGGCCGGGTTGGTACTTCACtccaataatgcatgaaaattatgtttaatttgcttgtgttgaggaattgttcttatgaaattgttgttgaatcggttttaaattttttgaaaatttagtcgtCAAGGGtttatttgatgcaaatcgaaaatttttgggacaaaattgaaataaaataaaatttaggaatatttttaaaatttttgtcaaacttcagaaacaaaaaatatactttaccctttttattaatattttcttATACAACGATTGATGATgtagaatattaattaataacatATATGATACCTAATATGTCCAATTAAATACTGACCAAATATATAAATCAAAATCTATTAATTTAGTTTCTTTCCTCAAACATATAAACCCTAGTGTAAATATAAACTAACAATTAAATTGAtagatttttataaatatatttagttGGTGTCCGATTAGATATATTAGATGTCATGTAAGTTGTCAATTAACATTCTACATCATCAATCGTTGATGAAAATTGTTAATGTAATAACTAGAGGataaatatgattaatttaatttgtaatttttgaagaaccgatttaattgataaaattttttagagacaaatttaaaaaatttctatCTTTTAAAGACTAATTAATTGTTAACCCATTAACTTATTTAATATTTCAATTATGAAAAGTAAACAGAAAAACATACGATTAGGCCCTAAACCATTTGCTACATGCTAGAATCCAACTAAATTTTCTCTAAGATACTAGCAATCTTGGTTTTGTTTGGGAGCAAAAGAACAAATACATGGTTTTCAGCTTCTTCTGAGGAGGTAGCATTAGTCCATTAATGAGGGAGTGGAAGGTGCTCCTTCTCCAAATTGAAAGCTGAATTATTGATTGATATTTCTATCTAGAACAATATATTGAAGAGAAGGAATATGCACTTGGAATCATGCTTATTACAATGGACGGATCCAACACAAACAGCATAAAAACTTTGTGGTCCCCATCCTTCTTGCTGTCTTCCATGCTTATCTATGGACCACTTTAATTTGTAGTAggataaagtactaaattggtcttcTATGTGTGAGTGTAATTCTGTTTTAgtctttaaggtttaaagtgttctatttgaatccaaaaaagtttcatttagcatcaatttagtcccacagtgagattaaagttaaataattaatggaatgtcccacataacaacagtacaagaacaaaatcgataatttggagaacaagtacaagctccagagacacaaaattaaccattgatgcatcaatacatttatttatcattctctttaattttatagaaaatattttatttatattgtaagaaaaataataaataaatctaTTGATGTATCCatagttgattttgtgcctctggagtctgtattgttctccaaattatcgattttgttcttgtactgttgttatgtagaaaattccgttaattatttaactactgtgagactaaattgatgctaaatgaaacttttttgaatttaaataaaacacTTTAAATCTTAAGAATCAAAACAAAATTACGTCCAAACATAAAAgactaatttagtaatttagcCTTTGTAGTATTAACATGATCACAAACAAGCTCCCAACTCACTGTGCTCCAAGTAAACGTTACATATGTTATAAAATGATTATTAAAGAGATTCTAagtaatttgaataaaaattcattattttattaaagagaTTCTTATCTTATTACTTCTACTTAGGAATGAGTagtatttttcaaatattttaaaagtaaCCAAACATTATATTCCAAATCTCTCTCAACTCTGATTATAGTGTTCATTTTGATAGCAGGACATATGTTCTATAAACATACATCAGacattaaatataaatatatatgctGATGTGATGAGAGTATGTATATTGAATGAAGGACTAAAATCTTTTTTTCTATAAAAGCAAAAATATATAaggataatttttttcttttggcatgaatttttttttattaactaagtttaattaaattagtctaatatcaataaaatttttcTCATCATTCTCACTCACTTACTCACCCAAATTTTATTgttcaatttaattaaacttAGTTCACAAAAAATCTTACACGTGTAGTATATCTCTTTTTATCTAGTACATCTATCTAATTATAAACTTTTATATTACAAGAACTtgattaaataattagttaaactATGTGAACTAACAAAATAATcaaactaaaaaataatttacaaTTATTCATCTCTTTTTATTTCGAACATAATTAAATATCACTGTTTAATATATGTTCTAAAACAAGTATTCAACTATTCATTATCGATTATTCAATTACAAAAGCTAGTTTTATAATATTATggcataatttttaaaaaaaaatagttaatataatttattatctcAACTAACtattgaaaagaagaaaaaaactattaatttcttttatgtttaaaaaactaatttttttttattgagtttCTATATCATATcagattttataattaagtccATGTCGTGACAAAAATGTTAGAATTGACAAAATATCATGTTAAACAAAACAAATATGCCTAACACTTGATTAAATATTCAGTATAGTTTAATAGAATATTTCGTTAATTCTAACGTTTTTATTACGGTAGGAACTTAGTTATAAAATTTGATATAGTATAAAaatccaattgaaaaaaaaaaagaatataaatctaattaaaaatttggtaaaattatagaaaccgccaaaataattaaaccttaatttAACGAGCATTTTTTAGTACACCGTTAGTATCCATATAACATTTTTACAAATTTACTTATTGTCATGGATAAACTATTAAAAATGTATTCGAATAATTTTGTCGCTGACAAAAATTGCACTCAAATTTTGTTATCGACAAAAATAtccttaaataattttaaaatgcaacaaaaatattcaatattaaatatgtatttctcaaaaaatacttAGAACTTGAATTTTGATGCGATTTTTTGCAAGTATTATTAGAAAGTTgagatatttttattcttaaattttggttatttttcactaactatatattttttgtgattttttaaaagtactaTTAGTTGttgaaaaaaaatcacaaaaaatatatacttacaaaatttaaaaaataaaaatatatcatTTTCTAATTATACTTGCAAAAAATCgcattaaaatttaatttctaaagcattttttgagaatatatatttaatattgagcatttttaatttatttaagaatatttttgtcaataataaaaatgtatttttatcaacaataaaattattagaatatattttttgtggTTTACCCTATTATGAGTATTATCACTCGCTTGTCCAATAGAATAATAACAGAAGAAAGGATAATTAAGCAGAATCCTAAACCATGAGAGTTACTCATCAACTGTTCCCCCCACCCCCACAATACCTAATTCAGATATGAGAAGTTataatctttaaaaatgtcctacGAAATTAGTTGTGATATTACAAGTTTGCAGGTGAAGGGAAATGAGAGTCTTCAATGGCACTTGTGCAGGACCACAATTACAATTAGGGGCATTATCTCAGCACACAGAATTGGCCTAATAATATAATGCAAATCACTCTCATACAAACAATACTCATTTAACTTTAACTGTTCAGGCTACGTGGTTCAATGTGAACCATCAAATCTTAACCATGAGAAGAAAGAAACAATTACATTCCTGAACTCAAGTGCTTGCACTGTTATTCACTTATTCCACCAATGGCTGAGCTTCAAAGCTACAAAGTAGGACCATCCTTCCCATGTCAGAGTTGATCTCGAGAATacctattttaattttaattatttacaaaTTACAATAGACCATTAAATAGTGAAGAAGATGAAAAgagttctttctttttcttcttcttctttcacttACCTATGGCCATTGCCCCATTAGTACTACCTTAACgtttattaaataaatttaatgatTGTTTTTCCCCAAGTGATATCCTTTCTTGGGCCCTTTTCATTTATAAGTGTATGTGTCTCTCTCTCCACCTTATCTAGAGCAAGCTGTGAAGGGCTAGTTTGCATATTCGCCCCCACTTTCACATTATTCAACCAAAAAAGTCTCATTTTTCTGGTGAGAGGGCCTAGCTTAGGTAGTGCTTCCTTCTCTTTAATTAGCTCCATGCATGGTTGAAGGAACCAACAAAGCCTCCACTCttattcttcttctgcttctttaaTTGGTACTAATTAATGGCAAACTCTTAACTAATGAACTTTTCTTCATGCCTTTTTATTATTCCCCATCATCACTTGTTTTGATGCTTTGCTTTGCAATGTTTTCACATTTTGTAGGAGCTGTGAAAATGGGAGAAAGAGGGAGCTTTATGCTCTGATTAGAGttctaaaaaagaagaagaaaaatacatATTGTTTGAGAGTTTTGTTATAATGCCACCAGTTCCACTTGCTCCCTACCCAACACCCTCGGTTCCATATACTACGCCTCCATCAAATGGTATCTTCCTCACTCTTTCTCTCTGTTTGGGAAATTCCAATATAATATTCTAATTTTTTGTGGATTTGATTTAATAAGTGGTTACATGTTGATATTATTATGAATAAATAGATAATGTGAAAACGTGAATGGTGTAAGTAGGTGGACAGAGTCAACTTGTGTGTTCCGGTTGCAGAAACCTACTGATGTATCCAGTTGGAGCCACGTCAGTATGTTGTGCAGTTTGCAATGCAGTCACAGCAGTGCCACCACCCGGTATGATCCAATTCAAAaatttctctgttttttgtttgtttctgaaAAGAACCAAGCATTTATGAATGTATGCAGGCACAGAAATGGCCCAGTTAATTTGTGGAGGATGTCACACTTTACTGATGTACATCCGCGGAGCGACAAGTGTACAATGCTCTTGTTGCCACACCGTCAATCTAGCACTGGAAGGTACGATGATGTTATTATGTCTATCTatctaaatcttttcttaatgTAAGGTTGTGATTGTTGT carries:
- the LOC107642649 gene encoding protein LOL1; this encodes MPPVPLAPYPTPSVPYTTPPSNGGQSQLVCSGCRNLLMYPVGATSVCCAVCNAVTAVPPPGTEMAQLICGGCHTLLMYIRGATSVQCSCCHTVNLALEANQVAHVNCGNCRMLLMYQYGARSVKCAVCSFVTSVGDSSTSTTEQKFST